One Paenibacillus sp. FSL W8-0186 genomic window carries:
- the gnd gene encoding phosphogluconate dehydrogenase (NAD(+)-dependent, decarboxylating), with amino-acid sequence MKLGMIGLGKMGYNLVLNLLRHQHEVVAYDVNEQAVKKAADNGAIPASTLEDMVASLQTPRIIWVMVPAGDPLESTITAITPLLSPGDIVIDGGNSHYKNSVKLAARLSQHGIHFFDVGTSGGVDGAEHGACFMVGGDEAIFRNIEPIFKDIAVTNGYLYAGKAGSGHFLKMVHNGIEYGMMQSIAEGFEILDKSDFEFNYEQVAKVWSNGSVIRSWLMELTEQAFAKDPKLENIRGIMHSSGEGKWTVETALDLQASAPVIALSLFMRYRSLDQDAFHGKVVAALRNEFGGHAVVTADNP; translated from the coding sequence ATGAAACTTGGCATGATCGGTCTTGGCAAAATGGGATATAATCTGGTGCTTAATTTGCTGCGGCATCAGCATGAGGTTGTAGCCTACGACGTAAATGAACAGGCTGTTAAAAAAGCGGCTGACAATGGAGCCATTCCTGCGTCTACTTTAGAGGATATGGTCGCTTCTCTTCAGACTCCGCGCATCATTTGGGTTATGGTTCCCGCCGGCGATCCGCTGGAATCCACTATTACTGCTATAACTCCCCTGTTGAGTCCAGGAGATATCGTGATCGATGGAGGGAACTCTCATTATAAAAATTCCGTAAAGCTAGCCGCCAGGCTTTCGCAGCACGGAATTCATTTCTTCGACGTCGGCACATCCGGCGGAGTGGATGGCGCCGAACACGGGGCTTGCTTCATGGTTGGCGGCGATGAAGCAATTTTTCGGAATATTGAACCCATATTTAAGGATATTGCCGTCACAAACGGCTATCTATATGCCGGCAAAGCCGGCAGCGGGCATTTTCTCAAAATGGTGCATAACGGGATCGAATATGGAATGATGCAGTCCATCGCCGAAGGCTTCGAAATTCTGGACAAAAGCGATTTCGAGTTCAATTACGAACAAGTCGCCAAAGTCTGGTCGAACGGCTCGGTCATTCGCAGCTGGCTGATGGAGCTCACGGAGCAAGCTTTTGCCAAAGATCCCAAACTTGAAAATATCCGCGGCATCATGCACTCCTCCGGCGAAGGCAAATGGACGGTCGAAACCGCCCTGGACTTGCAGGCAAGCGCACCGGTCATCGCCCTGTCCCTATTTATGCGTTACCGTTCCCTTGATCAGGATGCGTTTCATGGCAAAGTAGTGGCTGCACTCCGCAATGAATTCGGTGGACATGCAGTAGTAACTGCCGACAACCCATAA